A window of bacterium contains these coding sequences:
- a CDS encoding YajG family lipoprotein, with the protein MKNTVKTIFCLFSFLLAASAWAEERRVAVTLKLPDDFVAKTCPAPVWKGTSILWKGTTDTRGEKEIGRQTKKKGKDVVLVDAEPPIETVVDAALSALLPACGVKLVSEGRSDITMSGEVAEFYAGVEKKLLTGKGMARSRLLFRLKRPSSNVDRTVEVGYEMEDKRVRQKDIRQLEKSLNELLARTLEQIPKLDGFREL; encoded by the coding sequence ATGAAAAACACGGTCAAAACCATTTTCTGTTTGTTTTCGTTTCTTCTCGCGGCCTCAGCCTGGGCCGAAGAAAGGCGGGTGGCCGTGACACTGAAACTTCCCGACGATTTCGTCGCCAAGACCTGCCCCGCGCCCGTTTGGAAGGGGACGAGCATCCTTTGGAAGGGCACGACCGACACGCGGGGGGAGAAGGAGATCGGCCGGCAGACGAAGAAGAAAGGAAAAGACGTCGTCCTCGTCGACGCAGAGCCCCCCATCGAGACGGTTGTCGATGCCGCCCTCAGTGCACTCTTGCCTGCCTGTGGCGTGAAACTTGTGTCCGAAGGTCGGTCTGACATTACGATGTCCGGGGAGGTTGCCGAGTTCTACGCCGGCGTCGAAAAGAAGCTCCTGACCGGCAAGGGCATGGCCCGGAGCCGCCTGCTCTTCCGGCTGAAGCGTCCGAGCTCGAACGTCGACCGGACGGTCGAGGTCGGCTACGAGATGGAGGACAAGCGGGTCCGCCAAAAGGACATCCGGCAACTCGAAAAATCCTTGAACGAGCTCCTCGCCCGAACGCTCGAGCAGATCCCCAAGCTCGATGGATTTCGGGAACTCTGA
- a CDS encoding alkaline phosphatase PhoX produces MNSKGIYALLAIFFANAAAAAEQAAYLRPLVDSIAVTPLLTVGESVPRTSNPTQSFRLIGVPDGLGLERSGGRIRLWVNHELEKTDASQPIAGGPLQKGAFVSLFLLAPAKPDASAQIGGRAPILPPIPPIGVLSGDFAASSFLLNGRPWEGVPALFCSGFLAGPEVGFDRPIYLTGEEADGSQSGDGRGGLGFAFTEGRANALPGLGRYRKENLVVVPGTGLKTVLFGLEDGPGGLKSELYLYIGQKNLSSSDALARNGLAGGRLYVFGSATGGKSDESKFRKADRPVVGRWIPIDAPEELTDAELDAKAAESGAFRFDRVEDGTYDRNRNGTFYFVTTGGDIPENRKGRLYRLTFNPNDPLAGPTLLEILLEGDAGDGIVSPDNIDMNASGEMILLEDFTMGAPLEFLKRNPSVWLYRPASGEKPIRIAEVDGKFWESSGVIDASSLYGSGSWLLDVQAHTIKSREASQRQGLEGDAQLVEGGQLLLLKMGSYRATQK; encoded by the coding sequence ATGAACAGCAAAGGCATCTACGCCCTCCTGGCCATTTTTTTCGCGAACGCCGCCGCGGCGGCGGAGCAGGCCGCCTACTTGAGGCCTCTCGTCGATTCCATCGCGGTCACGCCCCTCTTGACGGTCGGGGAATCCGTTCCGCGAACGTCCAACCCCACCCAATCGTTCCGTTTGATCGGCGTTCCCGACGGCCTCGGACTGGAAAGATCCGGCGGGCGCATCCGCCTCTGGGTCAACCATGAGCTGGAAAAGACCGATGCCTCGCAACCGATTGCCGGCGGGCCTCTCCAAAAGGGGGCCTTTGTTTCGTTATTCCTCCTCGCACCGGCAAAGCCGGATGCTTCGGCTCAAATCGGGGGGCGAGCCCCGATTCTCCCCCCGATACCCCCCATCGGGGTTCTGTCGGGAGACTTCGCCGCATCCTCCTTCCTCTTGAACGGCCGGCCTTGGGAGGGAGTCCCCGCCCTTTTCTGTTCCGGATTCCTAGCGGGACCGGAGGTGGGCTTCGACCGTCCCATCTACCTGACAGGGGAGGAGGCCGACGGGAGCCAGAGCGGCGACGGACGGGGCGGGCTCGGATTCGCCTTCACGGAGGGCCGCGCCAACGCCCTGCCGGGCTTAGGCAGGTACCGCAAAGAAAATCTCGTCGTCGTCCCGGGAACCGGCCTCAAGACCGTCCTCTTCGGCTTGGAGGACGGGCCGGGGGGTTTGAAGAGCGAGCTCTACCTTTATATCGGCCAAAAGAACCTCTCGTCGTCCGACGCCCTGGCGAGAAACGGTCTGGCCGGAGGGAGACTCTACGTCTTCGGCTCCGCGACGGGCGGCAAGAGCGACGAATCGAAGTTCCGGAAGGCCGACCGGCCGGTCGTCGGTCGATGGATTCCCATCGACGCGCCCGAAGAGTTGACGGATGCGGAGCTCGACGCCAAGGCCGCCGAGTCCGGGGCCTTCCGTTTCGACCGGGTCGAGGACGGGACCTATGACCGCAACCGGAACGGCACTTTTTATTTCGTCACCACCGGCGGCGACATCCCGGAGAACCGCAAAGGCCGGCTCTACCGGCTGACGTTCAACCCCAACGACCCGCTCGCCGGGCCCACCCTGCTCGAGATTTTGCTGGAAGGCGACGCGGGCGACGGCATCGTGAGTCCCGACAACATCGATATGAACGCCTCGGGCGAAATGATCCTCCTGGAGGATTTCACCATGGGCGCACCGCTTGAGTTTTTGAAGCGGAACCCCTCCGTCTGGCTCTACCGGCCCGCGAGCGGCGAAAAACCGATCCGGATCGCGGAGGTGGACGGAAAGTTCTGGGAATCGTCCGGGGTTATCGACGCGTCTTCCCTTTACGGGAGCGGCAGCTGGCTCCTGGACGTCCAGGCCCATACCATCAAGAGCCGGGAGGCGTCCCAGAGGCAGGGACTGGAAGGCGACGCCCAGCTCGTTGAGGGCGGGCAGCTCCTTCTCTTGAAGATGGGGAGCTACAGAGCTACACAAAAATAA
- a CDS encoding YkvA family protein translates to MPRKLKFIARDLKRDLQVYQWALKDPRTPRLAKILLGAAVGYAVLPLDLIPDFIPIIGHLDDAIIVPMMIRLALKMIPDEVIDECRLRVAPATTRHKKTLRRARRS, encoded by the coding sequence ATGCCGCGCAAATTGAAGTTCATCGCCCGGGATCTCAAGAGGGACCTGCAGGTCTATCAATGGGCCCTCAAGGACCCGAGAACGCCTCGTCTCGCCAAGATCCTTCTGGGCGCCGCGGTGGGTTACGCCGTTCTTCCCCTCGACCTGATTCCTGATTTTATTCCCATCATCGGACATCTCGACGATGCGATCATCGTCCCGATGATGATCCGCCTCGCCCTCAAGATGATTCCGGATGAGGTGATCGACGAATGCCGCCTTCGGGTCGCGCCCGCCACGACGCGCCACAAGAAAACGCTTCGCCGGGCCCGGCGCTCCTGA
- a CDS encoding glutathione S-transferase N-terminal domain-containing protein, with protein sequence MIQLYQYEVCPYCCKVRSVLDYKKVPYEKIEVNPMTHDELAWNKKATDHDKVPVLIDGGETVLESNDIIRYLDEKFPWKPVFAKTKAAAAKQAEWIKFADDELVQILPANIYRTIPEALDSFKYISKVGKFPLWKRYYLMLGGAVAMNIVAKKGMKKRGITDPRKALAETLEKLADGLGKGKFLGGNEPDVSDLVCHGVLSSVRRMKVWKDIARNRKVADWYERVDKAFR encoded by the coding sequence GTGATCCAACTCTATCAATACGAAGTCTGCCCCTATTGCTGCAAAGTCAGGTCGGTCCTCGACTACAAGAAGGTCCCCTACGAAAAGATCGAAGTGAACCCGATGACCCATGACGAGCTCGCGTGGAACAAGAAGGCCACCGATCATGACAAGGTTCCGGTTCTGATCGATGGCGGCGAGACGGTCTTGGAGTCCAACGACATCATCCGCTACCTGGACGAAAAATTCCCGTGGAAGCCCGTTTTCGCCAAAACGAAGGCGGCGGCCGCCAAGCAGGCGGAATGGATCAAGTTCGCTGACGACGAGCTCGTGCAAATTCTTCCCGCCAACATCTACCGGACGATCCCCGAGGCCCTTGATTCCTTCAAGTACATATCAAAGGTGGGGAAATTCCCGCTCTGGAAACGCTATTACTTGATGCTCGGCGGTGCGGTGGCGATGAACATCGTCGCCAAGAAGGGGATGAAGAAACGGGGCATCACGGATCCTCGGAAGGCCCTCGCCGAGACCCTGGAGAAGCTCGCGGACGGACTCGGGAAGGGCAAGTTCCTGGGCGGCAACGAGCCGGATGTGTCCGACTTGGTCTGCCACGGCGTGCTCAGCAGCGTTCGCCGGATGAAGGTCTGGAAAGACATCGCGCGGAACCGGAAGGTCGCCGATTGGTACGAGAGAGTGGACAAAGCATTCCGATAG